GGTAGAAGCGTAAGCACGTTCCTTCCTATACCTTTTAAAAGAAAAGCCTTCTACAAAGTAGAAGGCTTTTCTTTTTGATTCTTTTTCCGTTTTAAGGCTACTTCCTGGAAAACAAGTCAAAAACTAGTAAGTATTGTATAAGGCCTATTCATTATTTACCTTTTAAATAGTTGGTTCTTCCTGGAGTATATACCCATCGCCTAAGTTCTTGACTATTTTAAAACGATATGGATAATTATTCTTATTCAGGAAGTCTTTGAAGGAGTCTACGCCCCAATACAAAATGATGGTCTTACTCGCTTTGTCTTCTTTGAATGCATGGTGTATGACCCCAATACGATGTTCCTGTGAAATGTTTGGAATATAGCCATGCCCCAGAAAATACAGTTCCTCCGTGCCATTGGTATATACATGAGGATGTTGAAGCAGACGTTGGCCCTCTTGGGTACTTAAAAATTTTGCAACTCCCGTTTGTTTGGCTTGCCACCTGGAATAGCCCACAGAGTTCGCCATTTCTTGCTGCCATAAACCAAAGCCCTTTTGAAAGGTATACCAGCAAGAGAATAGTGTCAAAAGCGTTACAGCGCCTTTAATGAAAAGGTGATTCTTCTGCCGGAACAAGGATTGAATGCCTAGAAAAACCAATGGCAGAGCGGTGAAGTAGGCAGGCGCCACCAGTCTTGGTTCAAAGGCGCCGCTCGCCTGTAACAAGGCAGTCATCAGGATAAAAAGCAGGTAACCGCCCGTATGTCCAACCAGTAAATACACCAACAGTCGCTTAGAAGGTTGGTCAGTTATTTCTCTCCTGATGAATACTCCAAATAAAAGCCCTAAAACCACGAGCCCTGCCCCAGCCAGGAAAACAAATCCAGGTTGCTCATAATAAGGAAAAGCCCACTCCCATACCTGTTGCACGGCATTCACCAGATTGTACTGGATGTACTTAAGCTCAACGGTCCTGTCGGCGCCACTCACGCTATGGGTTACCAGGTAATTTCGGGCAAGCCAACCAGCCAAGGGAAAACTAGCCAAAAGCCCAAAACCCATGCTATGCAAGAACCTGCTTTGCCAACTCTTCTTCAGAAACATTAAGAACGACAAACAGATGAACGCAATCAGGAAGACTCCGCTGTAGCGTTGCAAGCTGGCGCCCCAAGCCACCAACAGTAAACAGAAGAACAAGTGCTTGCCAGGGTTTTGGAGATAGCGGTACAGCAGCACGATTAGGATTAACGTGAAAGTAATGTACCAACCTTCTGTAATGAGCGTGGTATAGGATATAATGGAGTAGATAGACGTTAAACTTAAACACAAAGCCATCGCCCGTAACCAATTAACAATGTTTAGGTTAACCAGTATAATGTTCAAAAAATAGGCAGTGAGAAGAAAAGAGGAAACAGCCAGGAATAGACCGCTCACCGTGACAGGAATTCCCACCCATTGGAATGAAGCTAGTGCCAATGGGTACAGGGGCGGCCAGTTGGAATAAGCCCTTCCATCATAGGCTAGAAACCCTTTCCCGGCGGCAAGATTCTGGGCAGTGCTGGTAAAGGCAATGGAATCACCGCTTTGGACGGGCCCGTGCAGAAACCCCGGCAGAAACACCCAAAGCCCGACCAGCAGAACTACCGCTGAAATCAAAAGGCTGCTTCCCTTTATTTTTTGTAGCATTCAGAATATATTTCAGGTTATTTGCAGAAAGCAAACCCGCAAAGGTCTAAAGATAGGTATTATGCACGTTTTCTTCACTCCAGACATTATTCCCACTTCTACTTCTTACACCTTGTCTGAGGAGGAGTCTAAACATTGTGCACGGGTGCTGAGGCTGGGCATAGGTGACATGGTGCAGCTGATAGACGGAAAAGGGGGCCAATACCTGGGCCAGATAGCCGAGGCCACCGCTAAGAAAACCACACTCCAAATTCTGGAACACCATTCCACAGAGGACCAGTGGGCTTTCAAAATTCATATTGCGGTGGCACCCACCAAAAACATGGACCGCATGGAGTGGTTTGTGGAGAAGGCCGTGGAAGTGGGCATTGACGAAATTACCTTCCTGCAGTGCGCCCGCTCAGAGCGCAAAGCACTCAACCTGGAACGCCTGGAGAAAATTGCGGTGAGCGCCATGAAGCAGTCACTTAAAACGCATTTACCCCGCCTGCATGAACTCACCAGGTATGCTGATTTTATCAAAACCGTTCCCGTGGAGAATACCTTCATTGCGCATTTGGTAGAGGGCCAGGAGCGGCATTCGCTCGTGAAAAGCATTTCAGGGAATAATCAATATACCGTTTTAATAGGCCCAGAAGGCGATTTCTCTCCTGAAGAAGTGCAGCTAGCCTTAGACAGAGGCATAAAACCTGTTACCCTTGGATCTAGCAGACTGCGCACCGAGACCGCGGCTTTAGCCGCCTGTCATACCTTTCACGTGCTGTTAGACGTTTAACGTTTTGGCCTATTTTCCAGAAAACAATGCAAAAACGGTTCTTGCTTCTTTCGCTGTTTCTTTCGCTTGGCATTGGCCTGGCCACCGCACAACGGCCTAGCTTCACGATTGCGCGCCTCAAGTACGGCGGCGGCGGAGACTGGTATGCCAATAAAACCTCCCTGCCCAACCTCATCAATTTCTGCAACCGCGAATTGAAGGCCAACATTGCCCCGCAAGAAGAAACCGTGGAGCCCGGCAGCCCCGAGATTATGGATTATCCTTTCGTGCACATGACGGGCCACGGCAACGTATTATTCACCGAAGGCGAGGCCCAGAACCTGCGCAAATACCTCATTGGCGGTGGCTTCCTGCACATTGATGACAATTACGGCCTGGAAAAATTCGCGCGGCGTGAGATGAAGAAAGTCTTTCCAGAACTGGAATTCGTGGAGATACCGTTCAACCATCCGGTCTACCACCAGAAATTTGACTTCCCGCGGGGGTTGCCTAAAATCCATGAGCATGACAATAAGCCTCCGCAAGGTTTCGGGTTGATTTATCAAGGCAGGTTGGTTTGCTTTTTCTCGTATGAAAGTGATTTAGGCA
The nucleotide sequence above comes from Nibribacter ruber. Encoded proteins:
- a CDS encoding 16S rRNA (uracil(1498)-N(3))-methyltransferase, translated to MHVFFTPDIIPTSTSYTLSEEESKHCARVLRLGIGDMVQLIDGKGGQYLGQIAEATAKKTTLQILEHHSTEDQWAFKIHIAVAPTKNMDRMEWFVEKAVEVGIDEITFLQCARSERKALNLERLEKIAVSAMKQSLKTHLPRLHELTRYADFIKTVPVENTFIAHLVEGQERHSLVKSISGNNQYTVLIGPEGDFSPEEVQLALDRGIKPVTLGSSRLRTETAALAACHTFHVLLDV
- a CDS encoding DUF4159 domain-containing protein produces the protein MQKRFLLLSLFLSLGIGLATAQRPSFTIARLKYGGGGDWYANKTSLPNLINFCNRELKANIAPQEETVEPGSPEIMDYPFVHMTGHGNVLFTEGEAQNLRKYLIGGGFLHIDDNYGLEKFARREMKKVFPELEFVEIPFNHPVYHQKFDFPRGLPKIHEHDNKPPQGFGLIYQGRLVCFFSYESDLGNGWEDQSVHNDPIEKHMAALRMGANLISYALTNF